One Cucumis sativus cultivar 9930 chromosome 1, Cucumber_9930_V3, whole genome shotgun sequence DNA segment encodes these proteins:
- the LOC101214673 gene encoding probable RNA methyltransferase At5g51130, whose translation MAIIKVGSSSTHKLDELPRHDLFHDIPTHCIIPKIKILATSSGRSCSLGWKSFPTLEDVHLRGFKDDGTVSLPKELTELLYRIKEACFSYGNYRNYYGYRVGQKLVEDPRLKVFKKEWFEGKDCLDIGCNNGIVTIQIARKFNCRSILGVDIDSDRVDDAYWNLRREIRLSDGNPDNGLKCRASKASRIDLVEASTSISSSKEHDLHAVVSFKRQNFIFSHHPPDQHYDTILCLSVAKWIHLNWGDDGLITLFSKIWKLLNPGGILVLEPQPWKSYEANYSVSETTKMNFRTIKILPEDFQEILLDKIGFRTVEALNIGLADGNSGGFNRPILVFQK comes from the exons ATGGCCATCATCAAAGTCGGTTCTTCTTCGACGCACAAGTTAGATGAGCTTCCTCGTCACGACCTTTTCCACGACATTCCGACGC ATTGTATTATTCCCAAGATTAAGATTTTGGCAACTAGCTCAGGAAGAAGTTGTTCGCTTGGATGGAAATCATTTCCCACACTTGAAGATGTCCATTTACGTGGTTTCAAAGATGATGGCACGGTCAGTTTGCCAAAGGAGTTGACTGAATTATTATATAGAATTAAG GAAGCATGCTTTTCCTATGGCAATTACCGAAATTACTATGGCTACCGG GTGGGTCAAAAATTGGTTGAAGATCCTCGTTTAAAGGTTTTCAAGAAAGAATGGTTTGAAGGCAAGGATTGCCTGGATATTGGGTGCAATAATGGGATAGTTACCATCCAGATAG CTAGAAAGTTTAATTGCCGGAGTATTCTTGGTGTTGATATTGACTCTG ATCGAGTTGACGATGCTTATTGGAATCTTAGAAGGGAAATAAGACTGAGTGATGGGAACCCTGATAATGGTTTGAAGTGCCGTGCTTCCAAAGCTTCAAGGATAGACTTAGTAGAAGCTTCTACAAgtatttcttcttccaaagaACATGATCTTCATGCGGTTGTCTCCTTCAAACGGCAGAATTTTATATTCAGTCACCATCCACCGGACCAGCATTATGATACAATTCTTTG TTTGAGTGTGGCAAAGTGGATTCATCTTAACTGGGGAGATGATGGCTTGATTACATTGTTTTCCAAGATTTGGAAACTGCTTAACCCG GGTGGCATTCTTGTTTTGGAGCCTCAACCTTGGAAGTCTTATGAAGCCAACTATAGTGTTTCCGAG ACTACTAAAATGAACTTCAGGACTATAAAGATCCTTCCAGAAGATTTTCAAGAAATACTCCTAGACAAG ATTGGATTCAGAACAGTTGAAGCCTTAAACATTGGCTTGGCCGACGGCAATTCAGGAGGATTCAATAGAccaattttagttttccaGAAGTAA
- the LOC101215396 gene encoding LOW QUALITY PROTEIN: transmembrane protein 234 homolog (The sequence of the model RefSeq protein was modified relative to this genomic sequence to represent the inferred CDS: inserted 1 base in 1 codon), giving the protein MMIGDVEKMVAIGLVWGATNVLMRRGALLWDQALKSSSDSTKPFSSLRRWLKLFSIWQYTLPFFLNLTASATFFTILSHAPISLAVPVTNATTFAAXAVFGMLLGEATRVGYALFGTTLIGFGVWLCIN; this is encoded by the exons ATGATGATAGGAGATGTAGAAAAAATGGTTGCTATCGGTCTCGTTTGGGGCGCCACCAATGTTCTGATGCGCCGCGGCGCTCTTCTCTGGGACCAAGCTCTCAAATCTTCCTCTGATTCAACTAAACCCTTTTCCTCCCTCCGTCGATGGCTCAAGCTCTTCTCTATTTGGCAGTACACtctccctttttttcttaatctcaCTGCCTCTGCTACCTTCTTCACCATTCTAAGCCATGCCCCAATATCTCTCGCCGTTCCGGTCACCAACGCTACTACTTTTGCTG ATGCTGTTTTCGGAATGCTCCTTGGCGAGGCCACTCGTGTCGGGTACGCTCTGTTTGGTACCACTCTCATTGGTTTCGGCGTATGGCTTTGCATTAACTAA
- the LOC101214914 gene encoding probable xyloglucan endotransglucosylase/hydrolase protein 26, giving the protein MAKFQSFFIAIFICVIVYNHIQVEANMSKNMVLSWGNSQSKIEGDDLLLVLDKSTGSGSKSKRDFLFGSFEALIKFVPGDSAGLVTAFYLSSSGTYHDEIDYEFLGNTTGEPYTIHTNIFAEGVGHREQQFRLWFDPTADFHNYTIHWNPSTVVWYIDSIPIRVFRNYERLERRKAYPNKQGMRFYTSLWNADDWATQRGRAKTNWTNAPFTATIRQFRARACHWIGELSNNQCATNSAQNWWTSPDHSQLTDRQLAKLGQVRKKYMIYDYCRDPARKRPNGLMPPSVIDGSTDTNMMH; this is encoded by the exons ATGGCAAAGTTTCAATCCTTTTTTATAGCCATTTTCATATGTGTGATTGTGTATAATCACATTCAAGTTGAGGCCAATATGTCAAAAAACATGGTCCTTAGCTGGGGAAATAGTCAGTCCAAAATAGAAGGGGATGACCTTCTGCTTGTTTTGGACAAAAGCACAG GGTCGGGATCAAAGTCAAAGAGAGATTTCTTATTTGGAAGCTTTGAAGCTCTCATCAAGTTCGTTCCAGGGGATTCTGCAGGATTAGTTACAGCATTTTAT ctATCTTCTTCAGGGACATATCATGATGAGATAGATTATGAGTTTTTGGGGAATACTACAGGAGAGCCTTATACAATTCATACAAACATATTTGCTGAGGGTGTTGGACATAGAGAACAGCAGTTTCGATTGTGGTTTGATCCTACAGCTGATTTTCATAACTACACAATTCACTGGAATCCCAGTACCGTTGT GTGGTATATCGACAGTATTCCAATAAGAGTATTTCGAAACTACGAGAGGTTGGAGCGAAGAAAAGCATATCCAAACAAGCAAGGAATGAGATTTTATACAAGTTTATGGAATGCAGATGATTGGGCAACACAAAGAGGACGTGCGAAAACAAATTGGACCAATGCACCATTCACTGCTACCATCCGCCAATTTAGGGCAAGAGCTTGTCATTGGATTGGAGAGCTGAGCAATAACCAATGTGCCACCAACTCTGCACAAAACTGGTGGACTTCTCCTGATCATTCTCAACTTACTGATCGTCAGTTGGCCAAGCTTGGTCAAGTTAGGAAGAAGTACATGATATATGATTACTGTAGAGACCCTGCACGAAAACGACCCAATGGTCTGATGCCACCGAGTGTTATAGACGGCAGTACTGACACAAATATGATGCATTAG
- the LOC116404039 gene encoding secreted RxLR effector protein 161-like — protein MSDLGLLSYYLGIEVEQQKGRILLKQPTYAKRILSQFGMADCNATKYPMEPKAQLHKDTEGAPIDATEYRSIVGCLRYLLNTRPDLSYAVGMASRYMERPTTMHYKVVKQILRYLRGTIHFGLTYTKGPREFNIFGYSDSDLAGDLDGRKSTSGMTFYLNESLVSWNSQKQKTVALSSCEASSLQPLPQLAKHCG, from the coding sequence ATGAGCGACTTAGGCCTTCTCTCTTACTACTTAGGAATTGAAGTTGAACAACAGAAGGGTCGAATCCTGCTCAAACAACCAACTTATGCCAAAAGAATTTTGTCCCAGTTTGGAATGGCTGATTGCAATGCCACAAAGTACCCGATGGAACCCAAGGCACAACTTCACAAAGACACGGAAGGAGCACCAATTGATGCTACGGAGTACAGAAGCATCGTTGGTTGTCTTAGATACTTACTGAACACAAGGCCAGATCTTTCATATGCTGTTGGGATGGCGAGTAGGTATATGGAAAGGCCTACAACCATGCATTACAAGGTGGTCAAGCAAATACTTAGGTATTTGAGAGGGACGATTCATTTTGGGCTCACTTATACGAAAGGTCCCAGAGAATTCAATATATTCGGTTACTCTGACAGTGATTTAGCCGGTGATCTCGACGGGAGGAAAAGCACAAGTGGAATGACATTCTACTTAAACGAAAGCTTGGTTTCATGGAATTCGCAAAAGCAAAAGACGGTGGCACTCTCATCTTGCGAAGCGAGTTCATTGCAGCCACTACCGCAGCTTGCCAAGCATTGTGGTTAA
- the LOC101215153 gene encoding probable xyloglucan endotransglucosylase/hydrolase protein 26, translated as MARFQSFSLAFLVIVIVSNHIAVDANISKNMVISWGHSQSKIIGDSLQLVLDNSTGSGAKSKRSFLFGSFEARIKLVPGNSAGVVTAYYLSSTGTAHDEIDYEFLGNVTGQPYTIHTNIFTKGVGNREQQFRVWFDPTADFHNYTIHWNPNAVVWYIDGTPIRVFRNYENQGIAFPNKQGMKIYTSLWNADDWATQGGRVKTNWIYAPFIAGLRQFRPRACYWNGVPSIIQCATKSLANWWNSPAYARLSRPQLAKLNEIQSKYKIYDYCKDTMRFNGKMPSECYKAQY; from the exons ATGGCAAGGTTTCAATCTTTTTCTCTAGCATTTTTGGTCATTGTGATTGTGTCTAATCACATTGCTGTTGATGCAAATATTTCAAAGAACATGGTCATAAGCTGGGGACATAGTCAGTCCAAAATAATAGGGGATAGCCTTCAGCTTGTTTTGGACAACAGTACAG GCTCAGGAGCAAAGTCAAAGAGAAGTTTCTTATTTGGAAGCTTTGAAGCTCGCATCAAATTGGTTCCGGGAAATTCTGCGGGTGTTGTAACGGCATATTAT CTATCTTCTACTGGTACAGCTCATGACGAGATAGACTATGAGTTCCTGGGGAATGTTACAGGACAGCCTTACACCATTCATACAAACATATTCACTAAAGGTGTTGGAAATAGAGAACAGCAGTTTCGAGTGTGGTTCGACCCTACCGCTGATTTCCACAACTACACAATCCACTGGAATCCTAATGCTGTTGT GTGGTATATTGACGGCACCCCAATCAGAGTTTTTCGCAACTATGAGAATCAAGGAATAGCTTTCCCTAACAAGCAAggaatgaaaatatataccaGTTTGTGGAATGCAGATGATTGGGCAACTCAAGGAGGTCGTGTGAAAACAAACTGGATCTACGCACCATTCATTGCTGGCTTGCGCCAATTTAGGCCTAGAGCTTGTTACTGGAATGGTGTGCCCAGCATTATCCAATGTGCCACCAAGTCCCTAGCAAATTGGTGGAATTCTCCAGCTTATGCACGGTTGAGTCGTCCTCAGTTAGCCAAACTTAATGAAATCCAGAGCAAATACAAGATATATGATTACTGCAAAGACACTATGCGGTTCAATGGGAAAATGCCATCTGAATGTTATAAAGCACAGTACTAA